Proteins encoded in a region of the Diabrotica virgifera virgifera chromosome 4, PGI_DIABVI_V3a genome:
- the LOC114329324 gene encoding serine-rich adhesin for platelets isoform X30, with protein MNNMTLALVFAILFIGGISTATNKEIVQQLRHNALCLQAGFSCPAVDSQTSVYFPLADCTKFCQCSNGVPYLHNCPPGLHFNPSLNVCDYPAQAGCTGEGVVVSTTTTTTTTTTTTPAPTTTTTTTTTPAPTTTSAPTTTSTSTTAPTTTTPTTTTSAPVTTTRTTTTPAPSTTSGPITSTTAATTIKVDNLCLQQNIACPAVDGPDSVYFSHSNCSKFCQCSNGVPYEHTCPEGLHFNAKLNICDWPQNAGCSGTDVTQPTVEPTTITTANSSTATNSTTESSTTVSSTTTTQETPQDTTTLSDNICIRENIICPVVDGPNSVYAAVSDCTKFCQCSNGYPYQQNCPVGLHFNPKLNVCDWPEDAGCTGGTTAVTRTAQSTTSTTTVSSTSETTITTEEVTTQRVKNGTEICLENNIVCPVIDGPDSVYAALPDCTRFCQCSNGLPYLHSCPHGLHFNPNLNVCDWPEDAGCTGGTTTTEINITQNETTEKTTTIIVTSTNAEASTTQDTSNGPQNTTKICLQHGIQCPKIDGPNSIYGALPDCTKFCQCSNGIPYLHRCPVGLHFNPTLSVCDWPEDAGCVGEVTTEKTTENITSDATTENISTVPSNTTTSDTASSEASTNNYNTNSADASTPSVSTPASRDNTTTENTTQDITSDVTTENISTVPSNATTSDTVSSEASTNNYNTNSTDAITPSVSTPPSRDITTIENTTQDITSDVTTENISTVQSNATTSDTASSEASTNNYNTNSTDAIAPSVSTPASGDNTTTENTTQNITSEATTENISSVPSNTTTSEPTTEASTNNDNNSTAISTEGTTANTPTESNITEENTSASNSTEGNTTENSSTKDTTTEVSSTSEEHTSDGSTTVAPRNETSLCLRSNIVCPAIDGAESVYASLPDCTKFCQCSNGVPYLQHCPAGLHFNPTLNVCDWPEDAGCTSGNNSTSISTEGTTASTQTENNSTEKSTSASNSTEGNTTENNNAQNNTTEISTTQASITSDTSVDVTQDNSNSSTTPQDGLELCIKHDVVCPEVDGPVSVYARLPDCTKFCQCSNGVPYLHHCPLGLHFNPSLNVCDWPEDAGCNNVIDVTESTSKEGSTSTATTEYNEVTTKNNTTNESTDSTDVPNTTESQTKTTTGENVTDNVTTEDNISSSTTGDVDETSADNRTTDEGTTENNTDVPSTMESETETATGDNVTDNVTTEENISSSTTGDVEETSADNKTTDEGTTENDTDVTSTTDSQTETSTGDNVTDNVTTEDNISSSTTGDVEETSADNRTTDEGTTENNTDVPSTTDSQTETSTGDNVTDNVTTEENISSNTTGDVEETSTDNRATDEGTTANNTDVPSTSDSQTQTTTDDNVTDNVTTEENISSSTTSDMEETSADNRTTDEGITEKNTDVPSTTDSQTETSTGNNETDNVTTEENISSSTTGDVEETSADNRTTHEGTTENNTDVPSTSDSQTQTTTDDNVTDNVTTEENISSSTTSDVEETSADSRTTDEGTTENNTDVPSTTDSQTETSTGDNKTDNVTTEENISSSTTGDVEETSADNRTTDEGTTENNTDVPSTSDSQTQTTTDDNVTDNVTTEENISSSTTSDVEETSADNRTTDEDTTENNTDVPSTTDTQTEISTDDNVTDNVTTEDNISSSTTGDVEETSADNKTTDESTTENNTDVPSTTNSQTEISTDDNATDNVTTEDNISSSTTGDVEETSADNRTTDEGTTENYADVPSTTKSQTETTTGDNVTDNVTTEENISSSTRGDVEETSADNRTTDEGTTENYTDVPSTTDSQTETTTGDNVTDNVTTEENISSSTTVDVEETSADNRTTDVGTTENYTDVPSTTNSQTETTTGDNETDSVTTEENISSSTTADVEDTSADNRTTDVGTTENYTDVPSTTDSQTETTTGDNVTGNVTTEENISSSTTGDVEETSADNRTTDEGTTENYTDVPSTAKTTTENNIDEKTTSASNSTEESSNTDVTTTEAIGSSTDNTNDDANNTTTLAPGNGTAICLQNNVVCPAIDGPDSVFASVSDCTKFCLCSNGVPYLYKCPGGLHFNPSLNVCDWPENAACTNNNNDTTSTEATVTTEGTNADETTTEISTTESNAAVNGTETCLRNNVVCPVVDGYDSVYAALPDCSKFCLCLNGVPFEHQCSDGLLFNPRSNACDWPQRTSCSGDNNVTTSAVPAVSTEYLTEEETTVHSSSTSNGENNVTGSVVPAVSTEDLTEEETTAQSSSTSNGENNVTGSAVPAVSTEDLTEEDTTVQSSSTSEESRNELPVGSEECLQNNVVCPAVDGKFPVYAALPDCTKFCQCSNGAPYLYNCPGGLHFNPSLNVCDWPEDAGCERSI; from the exons ATGAATAATATGACTTTGGCTTTAGTTTTTGCGATTTTATTTATCGGTGGAATATCTACTGCTACAAACAAAg aaattGTCCAACAATTAAGACACAATGCCCTATGTCTTCAGGCTGGATTTT CTTGCCCTGCAGTAGACAGTCAAACATCGGTTTACTTTCCATTAGCAGATTGCACCAAGTTCTGTCAATGTTCCAACGGAGTTCCATATCTACACAATTGTCCGCCGGGGTTACATTTCAATCCAAGTCTTAACGTTTGTGATTATCCTGCGCAGGCTGGATGTACCGGTGAAGGGGTTGTAGTAAGTACAACAACTACTACTACAACTACTACTACCACTACGCCGGCTCCAACTACTACCACTACGACTACCACAACACCTGCTCCTACTACTACTTCGGCGCCGACCACCACCTCTACTTCAACTACTGCTCCTACAACAACAACTCCCACTACCACTACTTCTGCCCCAGTAACCACCACTAGGACGACCACAACACCTGCTCCCTCCACTACATCGGGACCAATTACTTCAACAACTGCTGCTACAACTATAAAAGTTGATAATTTATGTCTTCAGCAAAACATAG CTTGTCCAGCAGTTGATGGACCAGATTCCGTCTATTTCTCACATAGCAATTGTTCTAAATTTTGCCAATGTTCCAACGGTGTGCCATATGAACACACTTGTCCAGAAGGTcttcattttaatgcaaaattGAATATTTGTGATTGGCCACAGAATGCAGGATGTAGTGGAACAGATGTAACTCAACCGACTGTTGAACCTACCACAATTACAACTGCCAATTCTTCGACAGCTACAAACAGTACAACTGAAAGTTCAACTACAGTTTCGTCTACTACGACCACGCAAGAAACTCCTCAAGACACTACAACTCTTAGTGATAATATTTGCATTCGTGAAAATATAA TTTGTCCTGTTGTTGACGGACCAAATTCAGTGTACGCAGCTGTATCAGATTGTACCAAATTTTGCCAATGCTCAAATGGTTACCCATACCAGCAGAACTGTCCAGTAGGTTTACACTTTAATCCAAAACTGAACGTCTGCGACTGGCCTGAAGATGCTGGTTGTACTGGAGGTACCACCGCAGTCACTAGAACTGCTCAAAGTACTACTTCCACAACAACTGTAAGTAGCACAAGCGAAACCACAATAACTACAGAGGAAGTTACAACTCAGAGAGTTAAAAACGGAACTGAAATTTGCCTTGAAAATAATATAG TATGTCCTGTTATCGATGGTCCTGACTCAGTATATGCAGCTTTACCAGATTGTACCAGATTCTGCCAATGTTCAAACGGCCTACCATATTTGCACAGTTGTCCACATGGTTTACATTTTAATCCAAATCTAAACGTATGCGACTGGCCTGAAGATGCAGGATGTACCGGTGGTACTACCACCACAGAAATAAATATTACGCAAAATGAAACGACTGAAAAAACAACCACAATCATTGTAACAAGCACTAACGCAGAAGCTAGTACCACTCAAGATACTTCTAATGGACCacaaaatacaacaaaaataTGTTTACAGCATGGTATCC AATGTCCCAAGATAGATGGTCCTAATTCCATCTATGGAGCATTACCTGATTGCACCAAATTTTGTCAGTGTTCAAACGGAATACCATATCTGCATAGATGTCCAGTTGGATTACATTTTAACCCTACTCTGAGTGTGTGTGACTGGCCTGAAGACGCAGGATGTGTTGGTGAGGTCACAACAGAAAAGACAACTGAAAATATTACCAGTGACGCAACCACTGAAAATATATCAACTGTACCATCAAATACTACCACTTCTGACACAGCTTCATCTGAAGCAAGCACCAATAATTATAATACAAATTCAGCTGATGCTAGTACTCCCTCTGTGTCAACCCCAGCAAGCAGAGATAATACTACTACAGAAAACACAACTCAAGATATAACCAGCGATGTAACCACTGAAAATATATCAACTGTACCATCAAATGCTACCACTTCTGACACAGTTTCTTCTGAAGCAAGTACCAATAATTATAATACAAATTCAACTGATGCAATTACTCCCTCTGTGTCAACCCCACCAAGCAGAGATATTACTACTATAGAAAACACAACTCAAGATATAACCAGCGATGTAACCACTGAAAATATATCAACTGTACAATCAAATGCTACCACTTCTGACACAGCGTCATCTGAAGCAAGTACCAATAATTATAATACAAATTCAACTGATGCAATCGCTCCTTCTGTGTCAACCCCAGCAAGCGGAGATAATACTACTACAGAAAACACAACTCAAAATATAACCAGTGAGGCAACTACTGAAAATATATCAAGTGTACCATCAAATACTACCACTTCTGAACCAACCACTGAAGCAAGTACTAATAATGATAATAATAGTACTGCCATCAGCACTGAAGGTACAACTGCTAACACTCCAACTGAAAGTAATATCACAGAAGAAAATACGTCTGCAAGTAATAGTACTGAAGGTAATACAACAGAGAATAGTAGCACAAAGGATACTACTACAGAAGTAAGTTCAACGAGTGAAGAACACACCTCCGATGGTAGTACGACTGTCGCTCCACGAAATGAAACATCATTATGTCTTCGAAGTAACATTG TTTGCCCTGCAATAGATGGAGCAGAATCAGTTTACGCTTCTCTACCGGACTGTACCAAATTCTGTCAGTGCTCAAACGGAGTACCTTATCTTCAACATTGTCCAGCTGGCCTACACTTTAATCCTACACTAAATGTGTGCGATTGGCCAGAAGATGCAGGCTGCACAAGCGGTAATAATAGTACTTCTATCAGCACTGAAGGTACAACTGCTAGCACTCAAACTGAAAATAATAGCACAGAAAAAAGCACCTCTGCTAGTAATAGTACCGAAGGAAATACAACCGAAAATAATAACGCACAAAATAATACCACCGAAATATCTACTACACAAGCCAGTATTACAAGTGACACTAGCGTAGATGTAACACAAGACAATTCTAACAGTAGTACGACTCCACAAGATGGGTTAGAACTATGTATTAAACACGACGTTG TTTGCCCTGAAGTCGACGGACCAGTTTCAGTTTATGCCCGCTTACCAGACTGTACCAAATTCTGTCAATGTTCTAATGGGGTACCGTATCTGCATCATTGTCCACTAGGTCTACATTTCAATCCTTCACTAAATGTTTGTGATTGGCCAGAAGATGCAGGTTGTAATAATGTAATAGATGTAACTGAAAGTACTTCAAAAGAAGGCAGCACTTCTACTGCCACAACAGAATATAATGAGGTCACTACTAAAAATAATACTACCAACGAAAGTACCGATTCCACAGATGTCCCCAATACTACGGAGAGTCAAACCAAAACTACTACTGGCGAAAATGTAACTGACAATGTTACAACAGAAGATAATATTTCTAGTAGCACAACAGGTGATGTAGATGAAACAAGCGCTGATAATAGAACCACGGACGAAGGTACTACTGAAAACAACACAGATGTCCCCAGTACTATGGAAAGTGAAACCGAGACTGCAACTGGTGACAATGTAACTGATAATGTTACCACAGAAGAGAACATTTCTAGTAGCACAACAGGTGATGTGGAAGAAACAAGCGCTGATAATAAAACCACAGACGAAGGTACTACCGAAAACGACACAGATGTCACCAGTACTACGGACAGTCAAACCGAGACCTCAACTGGTGACAATGTAACTGATAATGTTACCACAGAAGATAATATTTCTAGTAGCACAACAGGTGATGTGGAAGAAACAAGCGCTGATAATAGAACCACGGACGAAG GTACTACTGAAAACAACACAGATGTCCCCAGTACTACGGACAGTCAAACCGAGACCTCAACTGGTGACAATGTAACTGATAATGTTACCACAGAAGAGAACATTTCTAGTAACACAACAGGTGATGTGGAAGAAACAAGCACTGATAATAGAGCAACCGACGAAGGTACTACTGCAAACAACACAGATGTCCCCAGTACTTCGGACAGTCAAACTCAGACTACCACTGATGACAATGTAACTGATAATGTTACCACAGAAGAGAATATTTCTAGTAGCACAACAAGTGATATGGAAGAAACAAGCGCTGATAATAGAACCACGGACGAAGGCATAACTGAAAAAAACACAGATGTCCCCAGTACTACGGACAGTCAAACCGAGACCTCAACTGGTAACAATGAAACTGATAATGTTACCACAGAAGAAAATATTTCTAGTAGTACAACAGGTGATGTGGAAGAAACAAGCGCTGATAATAGGACCACGCACGAAGGTACTACTGAAAACAACACAGACGTCCCCAGTACTTCGGACAGTCAAACTCAGACTACCACTGATGACAATGTAACTGATAATGTTACCACAGAAGAGAATATTTCTAGTAGCACAACAAGTGATGTGGAAGAAACAAGCGCTGATAGTAGAACCACGGACGAAGGCACAACTGAAAACAACACAGATGTCCCCAGTACTACGGATAGTCAAACCGAGACCTCAACTGGTGACAATAAAACTGATAATGTTACCACAGAAGAAAATATTTCTAGTAGTACAACAGGTGATGTGGAAGAAACAAGCGCTGATAATAGAACCACGGACGAAGGTACTACTGAAAACAACACAGACGTCCCCAGTACTTCGGACAGTCAAACTCAGACTACCACTGATGACAATGTAACTGATAATGTTACCACAGAAGAGAATATTTCTAGTAGCACAACAAGTGATGTGGAAGAAACAAGCGCTGATAATAGAACCACGGACGAGGACACAACTGAAAACAACACAGATGTCCCCAGTACTACGGACACTCAAACCGAGATCTCAACTGATGACAATGTAACTGATAATGTCACCACAGAAGATAATATTTCTAGTAGCACAACAGGTGATGTGGAAGAAACAAGCGCTGATAATAAAACCACAGACGAAAGTACTACTGAAAACAACACAGATGTCCCCAGTACTACGAACAGTCAAACCGAGATTTCAACTGATGACAATGCAACTGATAATGTTACCACAGAAGATAATATTTCTAGTAGCACAACAGGTGATGTGGAAGAAACAAGCGCTGATAACAGAACCACCGACGAAGGCACAACTGAAAACTACGCAGATGTCCCCAGTACTACGAAGAGTCAAACCGAGACTACAACTGGTGACAATGTAACTGATAATGTTACCACAGAAGAGAATATTTCTAGTAGCACAAGAGGTGATGTGGAAGAAACAAGCGCTGATAACAGAACCACGGACGAAGGCACTACTGAAAACTACACAGATGTCCCCAGTACTACGGACAGCCAAACCGAGACTACAACTGGTGACAATGTAACTGATAATGTAACCACAGAAGAGAATATTTCTAGTAGCACAACAGTTGATGTGGAAGAAACAAGCGCAGATAACAGAACCACGGACGTAGGCACTACTGAAAACTACACAGATGTCCCCAGTACTACGAACAGTCAAACCGAGACTACAACTGGTGACAATGAAACTGATAGTGTTACCACAGAAGAGAATATTTCTAGTAGCACTACAGCTGATGTGGAAGATACAAGCGCTGATAATAGAACCACGGACGTAGGCACTACTGAAAACTACACAGATGTCCCCAGTACTACGGACAGTCAAACCGAGACTACAACTGGTGACAATGTAACTGGTAATGTTACCACAGAAGAGAATATTTCTAGTAGCACAACAGGTGATGTGGAAGAAACAAGCGCTGATAATAGAACCACGGACGAAGGCACTACTGAAAACTACACAGATGTCCCCAGCACTGCAAAAACTACTACTGAAAATAATATTGATGAAAAGACTACATCTGCAAGCAATAGTACCGAGGAAAGTAGTAACACAGACGTTACTACTACAGAAGCTATCGGTTCAAGCACAGATAACACAAATGATGACGCTAACAATACTACAACTCTTGCTCCAGGAAATGGAACAGCCATATGTCTTCAAAACAATGTTG TTTGCCCTGCAATCGATGGACCAGATTCAGTGTTCGCGTCTGTATCTGATTGTACCAAATTTTGTCTATGTTCAAATGGAGTTCCTTATCTTTACAAGTGTCCAGGAGGTCTACACTTCAATCCTTCACTAAACGTATGTGATTGGCCTGAAAATGCTGCATGCACAAATAATAATAACGATACAACTTCTACAGAAGCAACGGTAACAACGGAGGGTACAAATGCAGATGAAACTACAACTGAAATAAGTACCACTGAAAGTAATGCTGCTGTAAATGGAACTGAAACTTGTCTCAGAAATAATGTTG